In bacterium YEK0313, one genomic interval encodes:
- a CDS encoding Universal stress protein family protein — MSIKTVLLALVAGDGARPEGAINYAISLAAEQKAHLSVIVGAIKVPVVVYSGVAEVQAIVTDDNDFRGRGADELASQIGKAAEMNGVAAAVEVLSDAIDPLFSQIGKRARLHDLAVCGRPRAADIWSTELAETLLLSSGRPVIVVPDEFDAAKASDTVIVAWDGSAVAARAVGGATPFIDRAGQVEIVSVLGDRHAEDRIAGAALAPMLAHHGVKVTVTDLPYTRGTGKAIADHAASTRARMVVMGGYAHSRLRQMVLGGTTTTMLQYASVPVLMSH, encoded by the coding sequence ATGTCGATCAAGACCGTTCTCCTTGCGCTCGTTGCCGGCGATGGCGCCCGGCCGGAAGGCGCCATCAACTACGCCATTTCGCTCGCGGCCGAGCAGAAGGCGCATCTGTCCGTCATCGTCGGCGCCATCAAGGTGCCGGTCGTGGTCTATTCCGGGGTGGCCGAGGTGCAGGCCATCGTCACGGACGACAACGATTTTCGCGGCCGCGGGGCGGACGAGCTCGCCAGCCAGATCGGCAAGGCCGCCGAAATGAACGGCGTCGCAGCGGCCGTCGAGGTGCTGAGCGATGCCATCGATCCGCTGTTCAGCCAGATCGGCAAGCGCGCGCGCCTGCACGATCTTGCCGTCTGCGGCCGGCCGCGCGCCGCCGATATCTGGTCGACCGAGCTTGCGGAAACGCTGCTCCTGTCGAGCGGCCGGCCGGTGATCGTGGTTCCCGACGAGTTCGATGCCGCCAAGGCCAGCGACACGGTGATCGTCGCGTGGGACGGCTCGGCCGTGGCGGCCCGCGCGGTCGGCGGCGCGACCCCCTTCATCGACCGGGCAGGGCAGGTGGAAATCGTCTCGGTGCTGGGTGACCGGCATGCCGAGGACCGCATTGCCGGCGCGGCGCTCGCGCCCATGCTCGCCCATCACGGCGTCAAGGTCACCGTCACCGATCTGCCCTATACGCGCGGCACCGGCAAGGCGATCGCCGATCACGCGGCAAGCACCCGCGCGCGCATGGTGGTGATGGGCGGCTATGCCCATTCGCGCCTGCGCCAGATGGTGCTCGGCGGGACGACCACGACCATGCTGCAATATGCCTCCGTTCCGGTGCTGATGTCGCATTGA
- the accD5_2 gene encoding putative propionyl-CoA carboxylase beta chain 5 has translation MKDVLERLEERRAEARLGGGQKRIDAQHAKGKLTARERIELLLDRGSFEEFDMFVQHRCADFGMEKSHIPGDGVVTGWGTVNGRTVFVFSKDFTVFGGSLSGAHAAKITKVQDMALKARAPVIGLFDAGGARIQEGVDALGGYGEVFKRNVIASGVIPQISLIMGPCAGGDVYSPAMTDFIFMVKDTSYMFVTGPDVVKTVTNEIVTSEELGGASVHAVKSSVADGAYENDVEALLQMRRLIDFLPANNTEGVPELPSFDSPDRVDLSLDTLVPDNPNKPYDMRELITKLVDEGDFFEIQAKFAQNVITGFGRVEGRTVGIVANQPMVLAGVLDSDASRKAARFVRFCDAFSIPIVTFVDVPGFLPGTSQEYGGLIKHGAKLLFAYAQATVPLVTVITRKAFGGAYDVMASKHIGGDINYAWPSAQVAVMGAKGAVEIIFRADMNDTDKIAARTKEYEERFLSPFVAAERGYIDEVIMPHSTRRRVARALALLRNKANEVPWKKHDNIPL, from the coding sequence ATGAAAGATGTCCTCGAAAGGCTCGAAGAGCGACGGGCCGAGGCACGCCTCGGCGGCGGCCAGAAGCGCATCGACGCGCAGCACGCCAAGGGCAAGCTGACCGCGCGCGAGCGCATCGAGCTGCTGCTCGACCGCGGCTCCTTCGAGGAGTTCGACATGTTCGTGCAGCACCGCTGCGCGGATTTCGGCATGGAGAAGAGCCATATTCCCGGCGACGGCGTGGTCACCGGCTGGGGCACGGTCAACGGGCGCACGGTCTTCGTCTTCTCGAAAGACTTCACCGTGTTCGGCGGCTCGCTCTCGGGCGCGCATGCGGCCAAGATCACCAAGGTCCAGGACATGGCCCTGAAGGCGCGGGCGCCGGTCATCGGGCTGTTCGACGCCGGCGGCGCGCGCATCCAGGAAGGCGTCGACGCGCTGGGCGGTTACGGCGAGGTCTTCAAGCGCAATGTGATCGCCTCCGGCGTGATCCCGCAGATCTCGCTGATCATGGGCCCCTGCGCGGGTGGCGACGTCTATTCGCCTGCCATGACCGACTTCATCTTCATGGTGAAGGACACGAGCTACATGTTCGTGACCGGCCCCGATGTCGTGAAGACGGTGACCAACGAGATCGTCACCTCCGAAGAGCTCGGCGGCGCGTCGGTCCACGCGGTCAAGTCGTCGGTCGCCGACGGCGCCTACGAGAACGATGTCGAGGCGCTCCTGCAGATGCGCCGCCTGATCGACTTCCTGCCGGCGAACAATACCGAAGGCGTGCCGGAGCTGCCGTCCTTCGATTCGCCCGACCGGGTCGACCTGTCGCTCGACACGCTCGTGCCCGACAATCCGAACAAGCCCTACGACATGCGTGAGCTGATCACGAAACTGGTCGACGAGGGTGATTTCTTCGAAATCCAGGCCAAATTCGCCCAGAACGTGATCACCGGTTTCGGCCGCGTGGAGGGCCGCACCGTCGGCATCGTCGCCAACCAGCCCATGGTGCTGGCCGGCGTGCTCGATTCCGATGCGAGCCGCAAGGCGGCCCGCTTTGTCCGCTTCTGCGACGCCTTTTCGATCCCGATCGTCACCTTCGTGGACGTGCCCGGTTTCCTGCCCGGCACCTCGCAGGAATATGGCGGGCTGATCAAGCACGGCGCCAAGCTCCTGTTCGCCTATGCCCAGGCGACTGTGCCGCTGGTGACCGTCATCACCCGCAAGGCCTTCGGCGGTGCCTATGACGTGATGGCCTCCAAGCATATCGGCGGCGACATCAACTATGCCTGGCCGAGCGCGCAGGTCGCGGTGATGGGCGCCAAGGGCGCCGTCGAGATCATCTTCCGGGCCGACATGAACGACACGGACAAGATCGCGGCGCGCACCAAGGAATACGAGGAGCGGTTCCTGTCGCCCTTCGTCGCAGCCGAGCGCGGCTATATCGACGAGGTGATCATGCCGCACTCGACCCGGCGCCGGGTGGCCCGCGCGCTGGCGCTGCTGCGCAACAAGGCGAACGAGGTTCCCTGGAAGAAGCACGACAACATCCCGCTGTAG
- a CDS encoding ATP12 chaperone protein, whose protein sequence is MTKGPSPRSVFDDWFANGMDPAAYDPTAAARLAMKPQLPKRFYKDVAVGEDDGAFALLLDGRKAKTPSRHVLAVPTRRVGEALAAEWAAQGEFIDPATMPLTRIVNSIIEGVVPNPGPVADDIVRYSGSDLLCYRAAGPDSLVRRLGEAWDPVLDWARDELGARFILSEGIVHVAQPDSATAAIRAALPADPWRIGALHVVTTLTGSALLALALEKGRMTAAQAWAAAHVDEDFQAELWGADEEAAERRQAREREMMAAATLLATL, encoded by the coding sequence ATGACCAAAGGACCTTCGCCCCGATCGGTGTTCGACGACTGGTTCGCCAATGGCATGGACCCGGCGGCCTATGACCCGACCGCCGCCGCACGGCTGGCCATGAAGCCGCAACTGCCGAAGCGTTTCTACAAGGACGTCGCCGTCGGCGAGGACGACGGCGCCTTCGCGCTGCTGCTCGACGGCCGCAAGGCGAAGACCCCTTCGCGCCACGTCCTGGCTGTGCCGACCCGCCGGGTCGGCGAGGCGCTGGCGGCCGAATGGGCGGCCCAGGGCGAATTCATCGACCCCGCGACCATGCCGCTGACACGCATCGTCAATTCGATCATCGAGGGGGTCGTTCCGAATCCGGGGCCGGTCGCCGACGATATCGTGCGCTACTCGGGTTCCGATCTCCTCTGCTACCGGGCGGCGGGACCCGACAGCCTGGTGCGGCGGCTCGGCGAAGCCTGGGATCCCGTGCTCGACTGGGCGCGCGACGAGCTCGGCGCGCGTTTCATTCTGTCCGAAGGCATTGTCCACGTCGCCCAGCCCGACAGCGCGACGGCGGCGATTCGCGCGGCGCTGCCGGCCGATCCCTGGCGGATCGGCGCGCTGCATGTGGTGACGACGCTCACCGGTTCGGCCCTGCTCGCGCTGGCGCTCGAAAAGGGGCGGATGACGGCGGCGCAGGCCTGGGCGGCCGCGCATGTCGACGAGGACTTCCAGGCCGAGCTGTGGGGCGCGGACGAGGAGGCCGCCGAGCGGCGCCAGGCGCGCGAGCGCGAGATGATGGCAGCAGCAACGCTGCTGGCTACACTTTGA